A window of Choloepus didactylus isolate mChoDid1 chromosome 21, mChoDid1.pri, whole genome shotgun sequence contains these coding sequences:
- the SERPINE1 gene encoding plasminogen activator inhibitor 1, whose protein sequence is MQMSPAFVCLALGLAFVFAEGSALHPHRSRASHLFTDFGVKVFQQVVQASEDRNVVFSPYGVASVLAMLQVAAGGDTRQQIEAAMQFQIHEKGIAPALRQLHRSLMGPWNKDEISTADAIFVQRDLKLVQGFMPHFFRLFQSTVKQVDFSEVERARFIINDWVKTNTKGMISDLLGEGAVDHLTCLVLVNALYFNGQWKMPFPDSSTHHRLFYKSDGSTVSVPMMAQTNKFNYTEFSTPDGHYYDILELPYHGDTLSMFIAAPYEKEVPLSALSNILDAGLISQWKGNMTRLPRLLVLPKFSLESEIDLRRPLESLGLTDMFRPGWADFTSLTDQESLYVSQALQKVKIEVDESGTVASSSTAVMVSARMAPQEIIMDRPFLFVVRHNPTGTVLFMGQVMEP, encoded by the exons ATGCAGATGTCTCCAGCCTTTGTCTGCCTCGCCCTGGGCCTGGCCTTCGTCTTTGCGGAAGGGTCCGCCTTGCACCCTCACCGGTCCCGGGCATCCCACCTGTTCACGGACTTCGGCGTGAAGGTGTTCCAGCAGGTGGTGCAGGCCTCCGAGGACCGCAATGTGGTTTTCTCGCCCTATGGGGTGGCTTCCGTGCTGGCCATGCTGCAGGTGGCAGCAGGAGGAGACACCCGGCAGCAGATCGAAGCAGCGATGCAGTTCCAGATCCACG AGAAAGGCATTGCCCCCGCCCTTCGTCAGCTGCACAGATCGCTCATGGGGCCGTGGAACAAGGATGAGATCAGCACAGCGGACGCCATCTTTGTCCAACGAGATCTGAAGTTGGTCCAGGGCTTCATGCCCCATTTCTTCAGGCTGTTCCAGAGTACAGTCAAGCAGGTGGACTTTTCAGAGGTGGAAAGAGCCAGGTTCATCATCAACGACTGGGTGAAGACAAACACTAAAG GCATGATCAGCGACTTGCTTGGCGAAGGGGCCGTGGACCACCTGACGTGCCTGGTGCTGGTGAATGCCCTCTACTTCAACGGCCAGTGGAAGATGCCCTTCCCAGACTCAAGCACCCACCACCGCCTCTTCTACAAGTCTGACGGCAGCACCGTCTCTGTGCCCATGATGGCCCAGACCAACAAGTTCAACTACA CTGAGTTCTCTACGCCCGACGGCCATTACTATGATATCCTGGAATTGCCCTACCATGGAGACACGCTCAGCATGTTTATTGCGGCCCCCTATGAAAAAGAGGTGCCTCTCTCTGCCCTCTCCAACATTCTGGATGCCGGGCTCATCAGCCAGTGGAAAGGAAATATGACCAGACTGCCCCGCCTCCTGGTGCTGCCCAA GTTCTCCCTAGAGAGTGAAATTGACCTCAGGAGGCCCCTGGAGAGCTTGGGGTTGACCGACATGTTCAGGCCAGGCTGGGCGGACTTCACGAGTCTTACAG ATCAAGAGTCTCTCTACGTGTCGCAGGCACTGCAGAAAGTCAAGATCGAGGTGGATGAGAGCGGCACGGTGGCATCCTCGTCCACAG ccGTCATGGTCTCAGCCCGAATGGCCCCCCAGGAGATCATAATGGACAGACCTTTCCTCTTTGTGGTGCGGCACAACCCCACAG GAACAGTCCTTTTCATGGGCCAAGTGATGGAACCCTGA
- the TRIM56 gene encoding E3 ubiquitin-protein ligase TRIM56 produces MFPQGSSLSLLETLSSDFLACKICLEQLRVPRTLPCLHTYCQDCLAQLAEGGRLRCPECREAVPVPPGGVAAFKTNFFVNGLLDLVNARAGGDLRAGKPACALCPLMGGSSAGGPATARCLDCADDLCQACADGHRCTRQTHAHRVVDLVGYRAGWYDEEARERQAAHCPQHPGEALRFLCQPCSQLLCRECRLGPHLDHLCLPLAEAVRARRPGLEELLAGVDSNLAELEAAQLVEKEALGRLREGAARLGLQVEEAAEAVLRALLAQKQEVLGQLRAHVEAAEEAARVRLAELEGREQVARAAATFAHRVLSLGREAEILSLEGAIIQRLQQLQGCPGTPGPAPCRLPQLELHPGLLDKNCHLLWLSFEDSGEEGTGTQASDRTQSRREDGAKTEKQGPEVQAQSTNAAKLAKEDKDKIQREERALSPKWDKAQIQKEDGGAQTQRTGKSNKNRKFKGGRLLSVSREPSPAPGANLEGSGLLPRPIFYCSFPTRMPGDRWSPRITGLCPFGPREILVADEQNKVLKRFSLKGDYKGAVPVPQGCCPCSVAALQASVAFSAGARLYLISPDGEVRWRRALNLSQSSHAVAALPSRDRVAVSVSGNVEVYNLEGNLATRFIPGGKASRGLRALVFLTTSPQGNFVGSDWQQNSVVICDGLGQMVGEYNGPGLHGCQPGAVSADMKGFIFLTLREVNKVVVLDPKGSLLGDFLTAYHGLEKPRVTTMVDGRYLVVSLSNGTIHVFQVRPPDS; encoded by the coding sequence ATGTTTCCCCAGGGATCCTCCCTCTCCCTGCTGGAGACCCTGAGCAGTGACTTCCTGGCCTGTAAAATCTGCCTGGAGCAGCTGCGGGTGCCCAGAACGCTGCCCTGCCTGCACACCTACTGCCAGGACTGCCTGGCCCAGCTGGCTGAGGGCGGCCGCCTGCGCTGCCCCGAGTGCCGGGAGGCCGTGCCCGTGCCGCCGGGCGGCGTGGCCGCCTTCAAGACCAACTTCTTCGTCAACGGGCTCCTGGACCTGGTGAACGCCCGGGCGGGCGGGGACCTGCGCGCCGGGAAGCCAGCCTGCGCGCTCTGCCCCTTGATGGGGGGCAGCAGCGCCGGGGGACCTGCCACCGCCCGCTGCCTCGACTGTGCCGACGACTTGTGCCAGGCCTGTGCCGACGGGCACCGCTGCACCCGCCAGACGCACGCTCACCGCGTGGTAGACCTCGTGGGCTACCGGGCAGGGTGGTACGACGAGGAGGCCCGAGAGCGCCAGGCGGCCCACTGCCCCCAGCACCCTGGGGAGGCCTTGCGCTTCCTGTGCCAGCCCTGCTCCCAGCTGCTGTGCCGCGAGTGCCGCCTCGGCCCCCACCTGGACCACCTCTGCCTGCCCCTGGCTGAGGCGGTGCGTGCCCGGCGGCCGGGCCTCGAGGAGCTGCTGGCGGGTGTGGACAGCAACCTGGCAGAGCTGGAAGCCGCGCAGCTGGTAGAAAAGGAGGCACTGGGCCGGCTGCGGGAAGGGGCAGCCaggctggggctgcaggtggaggaGGCGGCCGAGGCGGTGCTCCGGGCCCTTCTGGCCCAGAAGCAGGAGGTGCTGGGGCAGCTGAGGGCCCACGTGGAGGCCGCCGAGGAGGCGGCTCGGGTGAGGCTGGCGGAGCTGGAGGGCCGGGAGCAGGTGGCCCGGGCGGCAGCCACCTTCGCCCACCGGGTGCTCAGCCTGGGCCGAGAGGCGGAGATCCTCTCGCTGGAGGGGGCAATCATCCAGCGGCTGCAGCAGCTGCAGGGCTGTCCGGGGACGCCTGGGCCAGCCCCCTGCCGGCTGCCCCAGCTGGAGCTCCACCCGGGGCTGCTGGACAAGAACTGCCACCTGCTTTGGCTGTCCTTTGAGGACAGTGGAGAAGAAGGGACTGGTACCCAGGCCAGTGACAGAACCCAGAGCCGGAGAGAGGATGGAGCCAAGACAGAAAAGCAGGGGCCGGAGGTCCAAGCTCAGAGCACGAATGCAGCCAAGCTGGCCAAAGAGGACAAGGACAAAatccagagagaagaaagagcccTGAGCCCGAAGTGGGACAAGGCTCAGATCCAGAAAGAAGATGGAGGTGCCCAGACCCAGAGAACCGGCaaatccaacaaaaacagaaagttcAAAGGAGGCAGGCTCCTGTCAGTCTCCCGGGAGCCCAGTCCCGCCCCTGGGGCAAACCTGGAAGGCTCTGGTCTCCTCCCCAGGCCCATCTTCTACTGCAGCTTCCCCACCCGGATGCCTGGGGACAGGTGGTCTCCCCGGATCACCGGGCTCTGTCCCTTTGGCCCCCGGGAGATCCTGGTGGCGGATGAGCAGAACAAGGTGCTGAAGCGTTTCTCCCTCAAGGGCGACTACAAGGGCGCCGTGCCAGTCCCCCAGGGCTGCTGCCCGTGCAGCGTGGCCGCCCTGCAGGCCTCCGTGGCCTTCTCAGCCGGCGCCCGGCTCTATCTCATCAGCCCGGACGGTGAGGTGCGGTGGCGCCGGGCTCTGAACCTCTCGCAGTCCAGCCACGCCGTGGCCGCTCTGCCCAGCAGGGACCGGGTGGCCGTCAGCGTGTCCGGCAACGTGGAGGTGTACAACCTGGAGGGGAACCTGGCCACCCGGTTTATCCCGGGGGGCAAGGCCAGCCGGGGCCTTCGGGCGCTGGTGTTCCTGACCACCAGCCCTCAGGGCAATTTCGTGGGGTCGGACTGGCAGCAGAACAGCGTGGTGATCTGCGACGGGCTGGGCCAGATGGTCGGGGAGTACAACGGGCCGGGCCTGCACGGCTGCCAGCCTGGCGCGGTGTCAGCAGATATGAAGGGCTTCATCTTCCTGACCCTTCGGGAAGTCAACAAGGTGGTTGTTCTCGACCCTAAGGGATCCCTGCTCGGGGACTTCCTGACGGCCTACCACGGCCTGGAAAAGCCCCGCGTGACCACCATGGTGGACGGCAGGTATCTCGTCGTGTCACTCAGCAATGGCACCATCCACGTCTTTCAGGTCCGCCCTCCTGACAGTTAA